A single genomic interval of Fibrobacter sp. UWB15 harbors:
- a CDS encoding DNA cytosine methyltransferase, with amino-acid sequence MNKTYISLFSCAGVGCYGFKQEGFSCIASVELSQRRLNVQKCNHKCKYESGYICGDMTSEETKEKIFDEINKWEHCDGLKQVDVLVATPPCQGISVQNHKKKDEINRNSLVVESIEIVNRIHPKFFIFENVMAFEKTLCITKDGQKVPIGEYIRESLGANYIISSRILNFMNYGANSSRTRTLVIGVEKNYRESIVPYDLFPSYQKEKTLRNVIGGLKKLEWGEISKGDFYHAFRTYDIRMKNWIHDLKEGESAFDNLDPKKRPHKIVNGKIVENIKKNRDKYTRQRWNRFVQCVHTRNDQLAAQNTVHPEQDRVFSIRELMKMMNIPDEFRWVDLSLEELNKLSDDEKRKIYKDCETNVRQCIGEAVPTIIMQQIASRINKMLDEPQISAGEINKIIQRKSLKERENLSSFLHDNPLNLSVHTLMRITELCNAEREKNAAFYTNKYLVNAAVDKLPDFAQSEIKILEPSVGAGNFLPILIKKYAYVPHVVIDVVDIDPNSIANLKMLLEHLDIPENVTINPICCDFLFYAPPYHYDLAVGNPPFSKMKYKAEDVCLWLQNNVNKTTKDLSEIFLEKCMQIADCVALILNKNILCAEEFFPTHDLLRTLKIESIIDFGRFGFTGVSIETICLIAYPKQKPSETTVYNLKFNKIYHQKQSYITDKKYPYFIIYRDEYFDNIAKKLKLNVFSVFRDRQITKKNSFKEKKTNRLWVLKARNINSENNGVSHIPNYDTYIEKKIAQSLSSFQFFNNETVYLTPNMTYKTRLIENIPNTIVDGSVAVLIPKKQGMKLTNEQLAYFSSEEYRRFYITARNLSTQSINVDKNSVFFYGILNNDQ; translated from the coding sequence ATGAATAAAACATATATATCATTGTTCAGCTGTGCCGGAGTAGGGTGCTACGGATTTAAGCAGGAAGGATTCTCCTGTATTGCTTCTGTTGAACTTAGTCAACGTCGGTTGAATGTTCAAAAATGCAATCACAAATGCAAATACGAATCAGGATATATATGTGGAGATATGACCTCAGAAGAAACCAAAGAAAAAATTTTTGATGAAATAAATAAATGGGAACATTGTGATGGACTTAAACAAGTAGATGTACTTGTTGCGACTCCTCCGTGCCAAGGAATCAGCGTTCAAAATCACAAAAAGAAGGACGAAATCAATAGAAATAGTTTGGTTGTTGAATCTATTGAAATAGTGAATAGGATTCATCCAAAATTCTTTATTTTTGAAAATGTGATGGCATTCGAAAAAACTCTGTGCATTACAAAAGACGGCCAAAAGGTTCCTATTGGTGAATATATTCGAGAATCGTTAGGCGCTAATTATATCATTTCTAGCCGCATTCTGAATTTTATGAACTATGGAGCGAATTCATCAAGAACTAGAACTCTTGTAATTGGCGTTGAAAAAAACTATCGCGAGTCAATTGTCCCTTACGATTTATTTCCATCATATCAAAAGGAAAAAACTTTACGGAATGTTATTGGTGGATTAAAGAAACTTGAATGGGGTGAAATTTCGAAAGGTGATTTTTATCATGCATTTCGAACTTATGATATAAGAATGAAAAATTGGATCCATGACTTAAAAGAGGGGGAGTCTGCATTTGATAACCTTGATCCCAAAAAAAGACCCCATAAAATTGTTAACGGAAAAATTGTAGAAAATATCAAAAAAAATCGTGACAAGTATACCCGCCAACGGTGGAATAGGTTTGTACAATGTGTTCATACGCGCAATGATCAATTGGCTGCTCAAAATACGGTACACCCAGAGCAAGACAGGGTTTTTAGTATTCGCGAATTAATGAAAATGATGAATATTCCAGACGAGTTTCGTTGGGTAGACTTGTCACTAGAGGAATTAAACAAGCTTTCTGATGACGAAAAAAGAAAAATTTATAAGGATTGTGAAACAAATGTGCGACAATGTATTGGCGAGGCAGTTCCTACAATTATTATGCAGCAAATCGCAAGTCGCATAAATAAAATGTTAGATGAGCCCCAAATATCTGCAGGGGAAATAAATAAAATCATACAAAGGAAAAGTCTTAAAGAGAGAGAAAATCTTTCATCTTTTTTGCATGATAATCCGTTAAATCTGAGCGTTCATACATTGATGCGTATAACAGAATTATGTAATGCTGAACGGGAAAAAAATGCAGCATTTTATACAAATAAATATTTAGTTAATGCCGCCGTTGATAAATTACCGGATTTTGCGCAATCAGAAATTAAAATTTTGGAACCTTCTGTTGGTGCTGGAAATTTTTTGCCTATTTTGATAAAGAAATATGCTTATGTACCGCATGTGGTTATTGATGTTGTTGATATAGATCCGAACAGCATTGCAAATTTAAAAATGTTATTGGAACATCTGGATATTCCTGAAAATGTTACAATAAATCCAATATGTTGCGATTTTCTTTTTTATGCTCCCCCATATCATTATGATTTAGCTGTGGGAAATCCTCCTTTTTCCAAAATGAAGTATAAGGCGGAAGATGTTTGCTTGTGGCTTCAAAATAATGTCAATAAAACAACAAAAGATTTGTCTGAAATTTTTTTAGAAAAATGCATGCAGATAGCAGATTGCGTAGCTCTGATTTTGAACAAAAATATTTTGTGTGCAGAGGAATTCTTTCCAACGCATGATTTATTGAGAACATTGAAAATAGAAAGCATTATTGATTTTGGAAGATTTGGCTTTACAGGAGTTTCTATCGAAACGATCTGCTTAATTGCATATCCAAAGCAAAAGCCTTCAGAAACAACTGTTTATAATTTAAAATTTAACAAAATTTATCATCAAAAGCAAAGCTATATTACAGATAAAAAATACCCCTATTTTATTATTTATCGAGATGAATACTTTGACAATATTGCAAAAAAATTAAAGCTAAATGTCTTCAGCGTTTTCAGGGATCGACAAATTACAAAAAAAAATTCGTTTAAAGAAAAAAAAACAAATCGTTTGTGGGTTCTTAAAGCGAGAAACATTAATTCCGAAAATAATGGAGTTTCTCATATACCCAATTATGACACCTATATAGAAAAGAAAATTGCCCAAAGCCTTTCTTCTTTTCAGTTCTTCAACAACGAAACTGTTTACCTGACTCCAAACATGACTTATAAGACTCGTCTTATAGAAAACATTCCTAATACTATTGTTGATGGATCTGTTGCAGTGCTTATTCCCAAAAAACAGGGGATGAAATTGACGAATGAACAATTAGCATATTTTTCATCTGAAGAATACAGACGCTTTTATATTACGGCAAGGAATTTATCAACACAATCAATTAATGTTGATAAAAACAGCGTCTTTTTTTATGGGATTTTGAATAATGACCAATAA